The proteins below are encoded in one region of Oncorhynchus masou masou isolate Uvic2021 chromosome 15, UVic_Omas_1.1, whole genome shotgun sequence:
- the LOC135555908 gene encoding homeobox protein Dlx4a-like — MDPRSMMTMSSLSDSLVASDPSKSAFLEFGHGYPGHQQHSPGLSHNHYPVHGLHPVGPSQHDSPFSSSASSYGRPLAYPYHSTVSAHHPSAYLPYQHSIHNNGLGHTRIEETELEKPTTVIENGEIRLNGKGKKIRKPRTIYSSLQLQALNQRFQQTQYLALPERADLAAKLGLTQTQVKIWFQNKRSKYKKIMKHGTGGPEGEHLHAGSSGSPCSPGMPPLWDVSMANKGTPAHSGGYMNNFGHWYPSHHQESTPRTQMM; from the exons ATGGACCCCCGCTCAATGATGACTATGAGTTCATTGTCGGACAGTCTGGTTGCTTCTGATCCCTCCAAATCGGCATTTCTGGAGTTCGGACACGGCTATCCCGGCCACCAGCAGCACTCCCCCGGCTTGTCCCACAACCACTATCCAGTGCACGGCTTGCATCCCGTCGGACCCTCGCAGCACGATAGCCCCTTTTCTTCCAGTGCGTCATCTTATGGCCGCCCGCTAGCCTATCCTTACCACAGCACCGTAAGCGCACACCACCCAAGTGCCTACCTGCCATACCAGCACAGTATCCACAACAACGGTCTGGGACACACGAGAATAGAGGAAACAG AGCTTGAGAAGCCGACCACAGTGATCGAGAATGGAGAAATTCGACTGAACGGAAAAGGGAAGAAGATCCGAAAACCTCGGACCATCTACTCAAGCTTACAACTGCAGGCGCTCAACCAGAGATTCCAGCAAACCCAATACCTCGCGCTCCCTGAGCGTGCCGATTTGGCGGCAAAATTGGGACTAACTCAAACACAG GTTAAGATATGGTTCCAGAACAAACGCTCCAAGTACAAGAAGATCATGAAGCATGGCACGGGCGGACCGGAGGGAGAGCATCTGCACGCTGGGTCATCCGGGTCTCCGTGTTCCCCGGGGATGCCGCCACTTTGGGACGTTTCCATGGCAAATAAGGGGACGCCTGCGCACTCCGGTGGATACATGAACAATTTCGGACACTGGTACCCAAGCCATCACCAGGAATCTACGCCGAGAACTCAAATGATGTGA